The DNA region TTTGGTTATGGAGCAGGTCATCTGCCGTATCTTCTAGAACCATTCATTACAATCAGTGACAGTGTAACAAATGATACGATGGGACTAGCGCTCATTATCGCCTTTATCGCAGGGCTATGTTTACTTGTTCCTTCATTGATCTTATTAATGAAGATGTTCTTATTTGATGCGGAATATGTGAAAGGTAAGAAATAGTGTAAGCGGGGCATAGCCCCGCTTTTTTTCTATGGTGCTAGCTTCCTTTTCTGTTTCCTTCTGTGATAGACTATTGCTAGTGAACTAATAGATATTGGAGGAAGAGCATGAAGAAGGAATATGCCGTTGTAGGACTTGGTCGCTTCGGAGCAAGTATTTGCCAGGAGCTAAGCCGAGAAGGAATGGAAGTACTCGCGATTGATATCGATGAGGATAAAGTAAATGAGTATAAAGATATTGCCTCTCATGCCGTAATTGCGGATTCAACTGATGAAAGTGTATTGAAAGAATTAGGCATACGCAACATAGACCACGTTATTGTGGCGATTGGAGATAACATTCAAGCGAGCATCTTGACAACTTTAATGTTGAAAGAACTAGGGATTAAGAAAATCACGGTTAAGGCTCAGAATGATTACCACGAGAAAGTGTTAAATAAGATTGGTGCTGACCAAGTTGTTCACCCAGAACGAGACATGGGGCGCCGAATTGCGCATAATATCATTTCAAATAATGTACTCGATTATTTAGAACTGTCTGATGACCATAGTGTGGTTGAAGTTAAGGCTGGCGTGAAAATGATTGGCCAGACGTTGGTTGACTTGGATATCCGTGCTCGTTACGGATGTAACGTTGTAGCAATTAAACGAAATAAAGATATTAACGTTTCGCCAATTGCAACAGAGACCATCCTCGATGGAGATGTGCTCATTATTATTGGAGCGGACAGAGACATCTCTAGATTTGAGAAGAACTTAGTCGTTGAAGACGATGATTAACTTTGTAAGACCCTTAACTGTGTGTTAAGGGTCTTTTTATTTTGTTCGTTTACATGAATTCGGTTACAGAATGCCCCTTGTGGAAAAAAGTTAATAACTTCGAACAGACGTGTGTTTCATTTCTGGGTAAAACAGGTAAAGGATATTATGAAA from Pontibacillus halophilus JSM 076056 = DSM 19796 includes:
- a CDS encoding potassium channel family protein, with protein sequence MKKEYAVVGLGRFGASICQELSREGMEVLAIDIDEDKVNEYKDIASHAVIADSTDESVLKELGIRNIDHVIVAIGDNIQASILTTLMLKELGIKKITVKAQNDYHEKVLNKIGADQVVHPERDMGRRIAHNIISNNVLDYLELSDDHSVVEVKAGVKMIGQTLVDLDIRARYGCNVVAIKRNKDINVSPIATETILDGDVLIIIGADRDISRFEKNLVVEDDD